The following proteins are encoded in a genomic region of Macrobrachium nipponense isolate FS-2020 chromosome 44, ASM1510439v2, whole genome shotgun sequence:
- the LOC135203942 gene encoding uncharacterized protein LOC135203942: protein MKFLVAAICVLAIGVNAQVGPSGIVSPDGVNTQFTHEFAHDIAVVGPSGIVTNSGANRQLTHGEATLHVGLPVAPAPVPVAHFVHHSGGVIGHSGIVRPDGNNVQFSHGQAHNIVLVGPSGIVTRDGSNIQLTDDLQFAHRAKRSSGFVSANGNIGHSGILRADGSTDLFSHDLAHDILLIGPSGVVTKSGRNLQLTDDLRVANPRSKRSLEGALVGPSGIITASGQLIQLPSGAFIVHAGPSGVVLSNGMNIQFQSPIGCPEFTPRRVWAALTRRSLKRTGTQQFVPRRILHIGEVRSSCYLTLQTTPRPFLLALPPLGKSQVFIYVHSAQKYQQIRRLPSPGFPGTVAAICVLAIGVNAQVGPSGIVSPDGVNTQFTHEFAHDIAVVGPSGIVTNSGANRQLTHGEATLHVGLPVAPAPVPVAHFVHHRGGVIGHSGIVRPDGNNVQFSHGQAHNIVLVGPSGIVTRDGSNIQLTDDLQFAHRAKRSSGFVSANGNIGHSGILRADGSTDLFSHDLAHDILLIGPSGVVTKSGRNLQLTDDLRVANPRSKRSLEGALVGPSGIITASGQLIQLPSGAFIVHAGPSGVVLSNGYEHSIPMNRYFVHLLNKYLLII from the exons ATGAAGTTCCTT gTAGCAGCTATCTGTGTGTTGGCCATCGGCGTCAACGCCCAGGTTGGGCCTTCAGGAATCGTCAGCCCTGATGGTGTCAATACCCAGTTCACCCACGAATTTGCTCACGACATAGCAGTGGTCGGACCCTCTGGAATTGTGACGAATTCAGGCGCCAACCGTCAGCTCACCCATGGAGAGGCCACGCTCCACGTCGGCCTTCCTGTAGCTCCAGCGCCCGTTCCAGTCGCCCACTTTGTCCACCACAGTGGAGGAGTCATCGGACACTCAGGCATCGTCAGACCCGATGGAAACAACGTCCAGTTCTCTCACGGACAGGCTCACAACATCGTCTTAGTCGGGCCGTCTGGCATTGTCACCAGGGACGGATCCAACATCCAGCTCACTGATGACCTCCAGTTTGCCCACCGTGCCAAGCGCAGCTCTGGATTCGTGTCTGCTAACGGAAACATCGGCCACTCTGGAATCCTTAGGGCCGATGGATCCACTGACCTTTTCAGCCACGACCTGGCCCATGACATCCTTCTGATTGGACCATCTGGTGTTGTGACCAAGTCTGGTCGTAACCTCCAGCTCACCGACGACCTCAGAGTTGCCAACCCACGATCCAAGAGGTCCCTCGAAGGAGCTCTCGTAGGACCATCTGGAATCATCACCGCCTCTGGGCAACTGATCCAGCTTCCATCTGGCGCCTTCATTGTTCATGCAGGTCCATCCGGCGTTGTTCTTTCTAACGGAATGAACATTCAATTCCAAT CCCCCATTGGCTGTCCGGAATTTACCCCCCGCAGGGTGTGGGCAGCGCTTACTAGGAGAAGTCTTAAAAGGACAGGGACCCAACAGTTCGTCCCCAGAAGAATCTTACACATAGGAGAGGTCAGAAGCTCCTGCTACCTCACCCTGCAGACAACACCTCGTCCCTTTCTGCTCGCcttgcctcctctggggaaatcccaagtatttatatacgtccatagtgcacagaaatatcagcagataagaagactacccagcccaggatttccaggaact gTAGCAGCTATCTGTGTGTTGGCCATCGGCGTCAACGCCCAGGTTGGGCCTTCAGGAATCGTCAGCCCTGATGGTGTCAATACCCAGTTCACCCACGAATTTGCTCACGACATAGCAGTGGTCGGACCCTCTGGAATTGTGACGAATTCAGGCGCCAACCGTCAGCTCACCCATGGAGAGGCCACGCTCCACGTCGGCCTTCCTGTAGCTCCAGCGCCCGTTCCAGTCGCCCACTTTGTCCACCACAGAGGAGGAGTCATCGGACACTCAGGCATCGTCAGACCCGATGGAAACAACGTCCAGTTCTCTCACGGACAGGCTCACAACATCGTCTTAGTCGGGCCGTCTGGCATTGTCACCAGGGACGGATCCAACATCCAGCTCACTGATGACCTCCAGTTTGCCCACCGTGCCAAGCGCAGCTCTGGATTCGTGTCTGCTAACGGAAACATCGGCCACTCTGGAATCCTTAGGGCCGATGGATCCACTGACCTTTTCAGCCACGACCTGGCCCATGACATCCTTCTGATTGGACCATCTGGTGTTGTGACCAAGTCTGGTCGTAACCTCCAGCTCACCGACGACCTCAGAGTTGCCAACCCACGATCCAAGAGGTCCCTCGAAGGAGCTCTCGTAGGACCATCTGGAATCATCACCGCCTCTGGGCAACTGATCCAGCTTCCATCTGGCGCCTTCATTGTTCATGCAGGTCCATCCGGCGTTGTTCTTTCTAACGGATATGAACATTCAATTCCAATGAACAGGTACTTCGTTCATCTCTTAAACAAGTACTTGCTTATAATCTAG